The nucleotide window CCAGTTTAACCAAATATACTTATCTATCAAGAGTCTCAGATCTGAATCAATTCATGTATTatcttcttttgcttaattttcagAAGAATATATAGCCCACGGTACAGGGATGGGTTACATGACTGTTGAAGCATCACTTTGGCAAGTTGTTGTTTCGGTAGGCGCCGCCGCCCCCTTTCATTTGCTGCAGTTATCTTAGCCTTGCTTTTTAATGCTTCCTTCATAGTGGCTTCTCTTACAGCAAATTATCTCATGTGGGCTTCTATTTGATATAGAGCTTTGTTGCAAATAAATGATACGAGAATTAGGCTACATTCGTAGTGTCTTACTGCATAAGCTGAAGATATTacttgaaagaaaataattacactttttGTATGATTGTTGAAGGGTCGAGACTTGGTAGAAATATAGCTTCTGGTTTGGTAGCTTGAATAATTGTGTCTTTGTTAGAATGAGAAGTGGATCAATTGATCGATTTGTTTACTGGATCGGTTTTGTTCAAAGATGGGAggacctttttgttgataacctgCATGAATCAATTGCGTTAAATAAAATTGGTTCGGATTTGCAAGGCTTACTCAGATGTATTTCGtttagacctttttttttttttttcattatttgttCAAGAAGAGGTTTATTTCGATCTTAAATTAACTTTTATATCATCGATCCTTCCTTTGTCTCCGAGGAGGTCTCTCTCTAGTCTACTCATCTTTCCTCGATCACTCTCGTTCTTATTATGATCTTCTTTATTGCTATACTTTCTTATTGTGCTTCATTGTATCAAATGTAAATTGTAGTTTTTGTAGTATAGCATCGTATCCTTTATCATAACAACTATGGATAATCTATTTCAAACATGCTATTGAACAATTTATATATAAAGATTTGTGTTTGTAATGTTTGTTGATTTTATTATGTTTATCTTATTCCTATATGGTTGAGGttatctttttctttatgtttaagattattattattattcattattGTTGGCATATTAGTTTTTTAAAAGATCATAATagtattatataatttaaaattcattttatgtaaattaaaatattttaatttaatatatgatCCGATCCAACTGTTTCACGTGAGATCTGATCCTCTCACTTTTTGAtttaatttttcttgtttatCGTGCTCTAATCCATTTGATTTGTATCGAAATTGAATGACGATTCATCGGTACCAAACCGGAACTGACCAAAGGCGATTTGGTTCTAGTAGTTCAGTTGAAGTAAATTAGATATCTTCAACTTATAATTCATAAGGTCTAAAACATTCGCAAGGCCCTCCATCTCATACTCAATTGTCGTAATAAGATTTTTCAAATTCAAAGAATGAGAAGGATATGGAATTTTTTGAAAACATATTGAGAAGAAAACATCATGAagtatgaaaaaaaaagataattcaaatttttgggTATCCTActaatcttattttttatttttgttaaaacatCATGAAGTATTAGACAGATTAATTTTTATCAAATATTTATCTTTTAGTTTTGGTAAAAAGTCAATTTTGTTGATTACTGTAAAAAGGCTTTAAATCCAAACCATTTTTATCAGCACAATACataatctttataaaaaaaaactaagagaTTTACAAAAGGCTTAATCATGTTTTTATTTGTGCTGATATTTATAATGATCATGGGCAAATATACTTCTACGAATCACTTATCATTGGATTGGTAATGATTAAATcatacaaaaataaattattatttttagaatttttcatgAACGACATGCTGCCGATAACATTTAttagaatgataaaaataattttagaagaatattatttaatttttaaattttttattagtttTGACAGTGTAGTGATAGTTACAGCTTATATTCCGGAATTAAAAAAGTATATCAACTTGCTTTTCGTGATATTTCTTTTTTTCATATTAGGTGTGCTTGGCATGTTGAAAATTTATGTGTACAATAAGGTTTACGATCTCTTGAAATAATTCTTTCTTCTGTCTAGGAAATAATTTCATTCTTATGAGATTATCTACAAATAATGAAAGAGCTAGATTTTGCATATTAAGTCTAAAAGATTTTCTAGAGATGTTCGTGTTAGGGTCAAGAGCAGCATtaggaggggggatgaattagtgcagcgaaaaaaattGTTGGTTTTATAAAAAATTTGTTCGTTATAAATGAACtaacaattaacttagaaagtaatgacaataataaaaagcagaatggaaatgagtacaccgaaatttatagtggttcgattgttgtgacctacatccacttctgattcttcctctgtcgaggtcatcgacatttactaatggtcttccttcaatgggcgaagacaaacaacccttttacagctctcttctccttttcacgggtttaggatacAATTCTTACAAGCCTCgtacatctcttgaatgatcacaacactagaaagggaggaggatgaTTTTTTACACTTTTATAGTATTTTCAtaccccaagacttcaatattttgttcacactttcatggcttttcatgcagaaaatagtggggtatttataggtcccaataactttaaaattggagccaaaaagtgtcttatccggattttcgaggtactatcggtaccaccgccattattgggtagtactaccacctacaGATCGACACTAGGCTGTACCATCGCTTAGTATAGCCGGTACGACCGCCTGACcaggctcagagaccgagctccggTAATACTATCGCTTAACGAGGGCGGTACCACCtttcagaccacttgggagactgcgtcccaagcggtgccaccgctgacaatgatttcaagtgctaaatgggttgttcaactggtccaattcagccctgttaagggcctagttggtctctaactgagttagtgggattacctcttaattataatttaacttaaggtctaactataataatttaaaatattaactaagcaatctctaTCCGGTATGTTAATTATTCTCTTGAggaactttcggtgaacttccaacgaactcctgacgaactctcaacgaactctTGGCGAATTCTTGgcaaacttccaatgaactctcgataagctcctgacgaactctcggcaagcttccggcaaacttccggcacatcgtTTGAGTCTTCAACATATCGttcgatctttgactccagcccaacatttgctttatacctttattgctattgtagttaatcctacaatacttatctcaatatatagattagattaataatttaccaatttattttatcatcaaaatccaagattcaacaatctctcccttttttatgatgaaaatcaattgatgacaaagttaatcttaactccccctatttatatgccatacttaagaaaagtcaatcttgaattcaaggcctttcaaTTCAACCATCAAGTCgataagttatatttatttaaacttatcaatatgcacatcataatgcttatcatgatttactaattcaaaatacgataccatgtatttatcaatgatgtcaaggcatgacatccatttttaagtccaatgatgatagacaatcatcattttcaagtatgatatgaatttcaaatataaaatttagcaagataATAATTCtcgataaaagatgacaattcatcatttcgaggcatgatatcaattgtaaatagtaagttaagctcacgataccttatcataattatAGACATTTATCATAAAGTCAatcatgattttaagaataaataatttcaagtatccatgccacattacGATAGAAATCAATCTTACATTTTGATAGTTTTCATGTTTTTGACAAAACtagttatatttcaagcattcacaatacattcaagcatttatgatatgatTAGTTTTTCACATTGTCATTCATCAAAATGCcacatttctcctcctttgtcatcaataaaaaggaaatcattcaataaggcaagtgtttaaaaaaaatcaagtaagtTCAACACCAATTTATCCGAGTTAGCAAAATTTGAGGAGACTAGAGAAATTTTGCATGAAAACTACTCTTGGATAAGTTAACATTTTTATTTTGGATGCtcaaatgcttttttttttgttcttcttgagatatgcaagattctttcttcctttgtcattaaaaaaaaaacaagaggaAAATGGGTAAGGAAGGAATTCATCAAAAATCAAATTAATGAaaggatttgaatcaagtcaaatgaaaataaatgagtttcattgaatcaagcttataGATTCAACAAGGAGAAGGGATTTTTGAAAACGATCAAGATATctatacgaaatcaaatccctattcttacaAGTGATTATCACATATAACAAAAATCCATAaacattcttctttcatgagaagagtaagaaagaattcatgggaaagaagcatcaaaattataagtaaaacttcataaatcaaatctattttttattaaaaaatcacaaaagtaaaatccgtgagagatatatttatcaataaaatccatgtatcaaaaatcactaagtgatggagcaagagtacgaagtaaatttgatatcaagttaagaggaagataaaaatgaaataaatttatgaaagctccattcattaaataaattaagaggaagatagtccggaaaagagaTAGAAAAGCACATGACTTTAAAGGTTACGTCATAGAACGTAAAAGTATAGTATATCAAAGAGTACAACTCATCATGGTAATTTTTAGTTCTTTACTCCCTTTTATCAGCAAAAGAAAATACATAATCTATTCAGGTAGTGGTAAATCAAAATACCTAAATAAAGTATTCAGTTGCCCACAAATTTGCTGCGTCTtaattaagatttgatcttgatgtaGTTCAATTTGCTCTTGACGCTGTTCAATTCGATCCAATCGAGTCACTATTGGATCGGCAGATGAGGATGGTGCTTGCTctgttggaggtgctacctcaagGGGACGGGTAGGAGGAGAATGACTTTCCCAATAGATAAgtctttctggttctggttcaagtgGGGGAAATTCAGTCCTCCTAGGTAGTCTCGTTGAGATTTCATTTTTTACTATGcatcttaatctccttaataGGTTTCCATTGATGATATTGAATCCAATGTAATAACCATGTTATGTGCACACATTAGTCTAGTGATTAAACCACTATAAGGAAGCATTATATCTTTTGTTgacagttcaatcatgttttgttttatCAGATATCCAAAGCAGTTATCGTGTCCTCTCATAATCAAATATATTATTCCCAATTTcatttgactaatttcatcatgatggtgttgTTTTAGAAGTAGGATACTTATCACTATGTGATATCGTAATTTTGTGCTAAAGGGTAGCAAATATTCATAAGTTTTTGAACAATGGAAAATTTTGGGATATCAAAGATAGTTCATAATACCTAATACGTAACCTCAATAGATTCTTTATCCCATAGCCCTCTAAATTAATAACCTCTTCTTTTCTTAAGAATTCCTATAAGGTTGTAAATTATACTATCCATGATAGgtatgtgatgccctaagagatgagtggacaccctatcattttcatctacttgcaagttgttgtaaaacaatcgaataagtctaggataaatgagttcacttatttggaggattggaaggacatctaaattgtcaaaccattgaattggtacCACTACTCAATCTAGGTGGTACgatcgcctaacagagctcggagatcgagcttcaacggtaccaccgcctagtttgggtggtaccactgcccaaaccacctgggagactgagtcccaagtagtgccaccatcggccgtgacttcaggtgctgaatgagttgttcaaccaGCACGATTCAGCCTTATTAAGggccaattgacccctaactgagttactAGGATTacatcccaatcctaactcaacttaaggtctaactacgataattcaaaatattaactaagcaatctctatccagtatgtcaattattctctcggtgaacttctcggtgaacttccgacgaactcccgacgaactctcaacgaactgctgatgaactcttggcgaactttcgacgaactctcaacaagcttccgacaaacttccggcacatcgtccgaatcttcgacgtattgtccgatctttgactccgacccaacatctgctttataccTTCATTGTTATTATAGTTAATCAtgtaacacttatctcaacatatggattagatcaataatttaccaattgattttatcatcaaaatccgagattcaacggttCGTATCCGATGGATTTTTACATATGAGTTAGTtaaagaatattttaaatataaagaattattgtgtacttttattacaaataatgTTAGATAAGTTAGTTTATATCCATAACATTATAATATTTGTGAaacaattttataaattttaaaagtttTTAATAAGGCAATCTATCATTTGTTTGGTGTTTATCATGATATTGCACATATTTTTTAGTTGTTTGTATTAATATTGTTGTTTTTTTAGAAGAATAttaatatgataatattttaaatatgatgatAATAGCTATGAAATCAAAATAGGCAaactatttttttgaaatcaaaaCCAAGAGATCATTCATACACAACGTATGACATCGaaagtaattaaaaattttataatttaatttaatttttatatcaatAATTTTTCATACCATTACACTTATTGTAATTGCacgtatatttttttaaaaaaaatttaaaaaataaattattattttttatattttaaattatttttttaattaaaaaaaatataaaaaaaaatatcgatTCAAACTGAAATCTAAAATACGAGAACCGTCGCCGATTCCGAAACCACGATCAGGCTACCATGCTCAGTTCTCCCTCCTCTCCTCCGAACCCGCGTGCCGAGCCACACCTGACCAAAACCCACTAAAGGTTTCCAGATCACTCTAAACGCGTGCCGAGCCACACCTGACCAAAACCCACTAAAGGTTTCCAGATCACTCTAAACTCGTGCCGAGCCACACCTGACCAAAACCCACTAAACGTTTCCAGATGTGCTAAACGCGTGCGTCTTCAACcctttttgtcttcttttcaCACCTTAATTCCCTACTTGCAATCAAGTCATAGTGGTGATGGCTTCATCATCCCTCTCCCGCCGTCTCTGACCACGCAACAAAAAGGGCAATCGGCATCCGCGAGGCGTCTTCCTCCCAAAGTCGCCGCTGCCTCCAGCTCAACGCCCCACTGCAAACCGTCCAACGCTGCAACCAGCCCACAAGCAGGGGAAATCCACGACCCGATGACCCACCCCCCTGCTCGAAGAAATGCCATGAATTCCAAGCAACAAGCTAGCGTACATGGCATACTTCGTCGCCATAACTCCCGCAAACTCTATGAACCCTAGCCTCGAACTACACATGCAGCGGAAGCCACGCCGCGATGACCCACCGCGTGTTTGAAGAAATGCCAAGGATTCCAAACTACAAGCTAGCGTTCGCGGCATACTTTGACCTCATAACTCCTGCAGTCTAGCCTACGGCAAACCGTAGTAGCACCAGCGTCGAACCACACATGCAGCGGAAGCCATGACCGGATGACCCACCCCGTGTTTGAAGATATGCCATAAACGTCTTAAGGCCGAACGTCACACgtcatggaagaagaagaagaggatggtaTTAGTTGAGAGATAGTGATGCGTCAAGCCATCCGACATCGTTTAGTCTCATATTGATTAAAGAGTATAAGAACCAAGAGCTCATGAGTCCGTCAAATCTTTCTTACTCTTTAAAGGTTTCTTTTAGAACTCACATGCttcgaaaaaaaataaaactagaaAAATAAACTATCATGCCATCACTAAATTCATTATTAAGATTTGTAAATTTATGGACTCATCTCTATTAACTTAAGATTTCAAAATTATTGGTTATCTAAtcaacatatttatgatgatattGGAGCCAACTCATATTTACATTTCATCCGATGCATACGTTATATACTCAAATTTTGTCTTCctcatttatttttgtaaaataaaaattgaGATTGTTGTTTTTATTCAATTAAAATCTTTTATAtgttaatttaggtgtaaaagaaaaaaaaaagggcaggAAAACAGAAGCCAAAGCACAACATCACCAACTGATGCTCTCTTAAATGCCCGATGGATCTGTTCGAACGAACTCATCTTTATTTGCGGCACCAACTTCGAACACCAATCACCGATGCTCTCTACATTGATATAACTTAGCATCGCAAACACCAAAGAATCAATAAATCCCATCGCTATGGACAAACAAGATCGATTCTACTCCGATGACTGAACGTTGATGGGGCTTGGCTTCCGGACCCGTCGCCTTGATCGCCGGACCTCCTTGGGAGGAAACCTGTTGTCACCCCACTCCCCGAACCTGGTGTGCTCCGGCGAGATGTAGTCGCAGTCCGGGAATGTGAAGTTGCCGTACCGGTGCTGGTCGTAGCAGAAGGAGTAGATCATGTACCTCTCGCGGAACCGGCGCATGGCGGCGCGCTTCATCGGGGTCAGCAGGGCGAAGTCGGCGGACATGAGCTCCTCCACGGTCTCCGCGCACCGCTCGGCGGTGTCCACCTGCTGGATCGGGTCGACGCGGCAGCCGCGGAGGACGAGGTCGGAGAACTCCGACACGTACGGCGCGTACTTGTAGTTGATCTTGATCTTGCCGTAGGAGGTGGCCCAGGAGGAGCCGTCCCAGATGGTGGCGTAGACCGACATGGGCTTCGACGGGAAGTCGCCCCCCATGGAGTCGCTCCGCACGACTTCTCTGATGGCCACATCGTCGATGTAGAATCTGCAGGGAGAAATCAAgcgataagaagaagaagaagaagaagaagaagaagaagaagaagaagaacgtaAGCGTTGCATGGCCATGAATCATCACGACCGTGAACCCATCTTGAGCTCGACGATAAGAGCATGCAACAATGGGCCTCGCACCGTGCCAAGCGAAACCGATCGATAGCTCCAACGTGGAGCTCGACGCCCAAAAAAGACTACCACGTCTTGGTCATGCCAATGCAAGGAAGGGAAGAAGGGCAGTACATGATGTAGTCAGGCGTCCACAAGATGGAGTAGCGGTGGGCGGCCTCGGTGGGGTCGAAGGGGACGAGATAGCGCTCCTCCCGGCCGCGGGTGGTGCTGCCGTTGCCGTAGACGTTGGTCTGAATCCTCCAGTCCTTCCCTCTCACGTTGCCGAGGAACTCGAAGTCCAGCTCGTCATGCGTGTTGGGGAATATGTCGCCGTTGGATGTCTGCACTCATTCAACGTCGAAACCAATCAGCTTTGCGTTCATCGACTCTTTACTGCCATCTAAGCTACGCCATGTGATCTCTCTGCTACTCTCACCTCCTGTTGATGTAAACAAATGCTTCCTTGTATTCTCGCATTCGATCCTTACGTCATGTGATCGATCATATATATGTATTACATGTGATGTGTTGAACTTACACGCTTCTCGAAGTGATTGACTTCAACCAAAAAAATATGGACTGCATGCATCGACTGGGTTCGGGGAATAACGACACGCATAAAGAAAAGATGAAGCAGTACGCAAAAGGAAGGGCAAAGAAAGAGGAGACCGTGACGCACGTAGAAGGCGACGACGACGCCGGCGGTGTAATCCCTGGGCAGCTTTATGGACGCGCTGAAGAATCCATGTTCGTAGAGTTCGGAAGAGATGAAGCCCGAACCTGATGACCGCACCCATCATCTTCTTAGTTGCGTGCTCGAGACGTAAGACTAAGGATGAAGACGGTCGATCGGGTGGAGGGGTTACCGGAGTAGCGGTTGAGGGAGAGACGTACGGACCGGTCGTCCTTGGAGCGGATGAGGTTGTCGTTGCCGAAGAGGTGGGAGAAGCCCTCGCTGAAGGGTGTCGTCGGCACGTCGAAGGCCGCCACGGCCGCCATCCGGGtgagcaggaggaggaagaagatgaagaaggtgGTCGACGTAGCCATGGCGTTCTTTCTTTCTTGTGCTCGTTGCTCTCTTCCTTCCACTTTTTATCTTCTCCTTCTTCAGCTGTAtataacacagagagagagagagagagagagagagagagagagagagagaggcttcttTTTCAGCCTTTTATATAAATGACTGGATTTAATTGGGGAATTATATCATGGAAAGGCAGGTGAAGGAGAAGGATGGGACCAGTTCCATGGCCACCAAATGTTTGTTCTCATCCTTC belongs to Musa acuminata AAA Group cultivar baxijiao chromosome BXJ3-5, Cavendish_Baxijiao_AAA, whole genome shotgun sequence and includes:
- the LOC135638487 gene encoding probable xyloglucan endotransglucosylase/hydrolase protein 30, producing MATSTTFFIFFLLLLTRMAAVAAFDVPTTPFSEGFSHLFGNDNLIRSKDDRSVRLSLNRYSGSGFISSELYEHGFFSASIKLPRDYTAGVVVAFYTSNGDIFPNTHDELDFEFLGNVRGKDWRIQTNVYGNGSTTRGREERYLVPFDPTEAAHRYSILWTPDYIIFYIDDVAIREVVRSDSMGGDFPSKPMSVYATIWDGSSWATSYGKIKINYKYAPYVSEFSDLVLRGCRVDPIQQVDTAERCAETVEELMSADFALLTPMKRAAMRRFRERYMIYSFCYDQHRYGNFTFPDCDYISPEHTRFGEWGDNRFPPKEVRRSRRRVRKPSPINVQSSE